One Aegilops tauschii subsp. strangulata cultivar AL8/78 chromosome 7, Aet v6.0, whole genome shotgun sequence genomic window carries:
- the LOC109755856 gene encoding peroxidase 1, protein MAMQGRTGIALIAALCAVCLLPGLATAQLRVGFYQKSCPNAEALVRQAVAAAFTKDAGIAAGLIRLHFHDCFVRGCDASVLLATNPGGGRTERVAPPNNPSLRGFEVIDAAKAALERSCPRTVSCADILAFAARDSITLTGNVVYSVPAGRRDGSISREEDANNNLPPPTFTAQQLIDRFKNKTLTAEEMVLLSGAHTVGRSFCSSFVDRIWNGNTPIVDAGLSPSYAAQLRVLCPSNTSQATAPIDPGSPNVLDNNYYKLLPRGMGLFFSDNQLRVDGNLNVLVNRFAGNETLWKERFATAMVNMGRIQVQTGNCGQVRLNCNVVNPMSSSVSLAGSVEDDGLAATS, encoded by the exons atggctATGCAAGGCAGAACCGGCATAGCCCTCATAGCGGCGCTCTGCGccgtgtgcttgctgccaggtcTGGCCACGGCGCAGCTCCGGGTGGGGTTCTACCAGAAGAGCTGCCCCAACGCCGAGGCGCTTGTCCGGCAGGCTGTGGCGGCCGCCTTCACCAAGGACGCTGGCATCGCCGCCGGCCTCATCCGGCTCCATTTCCATGACTGCTTTGTCAGG GGCTGCGACGCCTCAGTTCTGCTGGCCACCAACCCCGGCGGTGGCAGGACAGAACGGGTGGCTCCTCCGAACAACCCCAGCCTCCGCGGCTTCGAGGTGATCGACGCGGCCAAGGCCGCGCTCGAACGGAGCTGTCCCCGCACCGTCTCCTGCGCCGATATCCTCGCCTTCGCGGCGCGCGACAGCATCACCCTCACCGGCAACGTAGTCTACTCTGTCCCCGCCGGCCGCCGCGACGGCAGCATCTCTCGCGAGGAGGACGCCAACAACAACCTGCCCCCGCCGACCTTCACCGCGCAGCAGCTCATCGACCGTTTCAAGAACAAGACCCTCACCGCCGAGGAGATGGTCCTCCTCTCCGGCGCCCACACCGTCGGCCGGTCCTTCTGCTCCTCCTTCGTCGACCGCATCTGGAACGGCAACACGCCCATA GTGGATGCAGGGCTGAGCCCGTCGTACGCGGCGCAGCTGCGGGTGCTGTGCCCGTCGAACACGTCGCAGGCGACGGCGCCGATCGACCCGGGCTCGCCCAACGTGCTGGACAACAACTACTACAAGCTGCTGCCGCGCGGCATGGGGCTCTTCTTCTCCGACAACCAGCTGCGGGTCGACGGGAACCTGAACGTGCTGGTGAACCGCTTCGCGGGGAACGAGACCCTGTGGAAGGAGCGCTTCGCGACCGCCATGGTGAACATGGGCCGCATCCAGGTGCAGACCGGGAACTGCGGCCAGGTACGGCTTAACTGCAACGTCGTCAACCCGATGTCGTCGTCGGTCAGCCTGGCGGGCTCAGTCGAAGATGATGGCCTCGCTGCCACGAGCTAG